One window from the genome of Myxococcales bacterium encodes:
- a CDS encoding glutathione peroxidase: MSNASIYDFVVKDASGADVSLSQYRGRPLLIVNVASKCGFTPQYDGLEKLHQAMGPKGLAVLGFPCNQFGGQEPGGNEEIQTFCRMNYGVTFPVLGKVDVNGAAAAPLFEHLKAEAPGLLGSKFIKWNFAKFLIDKDGKVIERFAPNTPPEALTPAIEALL, from the coding sequence ATGAGCAACGCCTCCATCTATGACTTCGTGGTGAAAGACGCCAGCGGTGCCGACGTGTCGCTAAGCCAATACCGCGGCAGACCCTTGTTGATCGTCAACGTCGCGAGCAAGTGCGGTTTCACCCCGCAATACGATGGCCTCGAAAAATTGCATCAGGCCATGGGGCCCAAGGGCCTAGCGGTCTTGGGCTTTCCCTGCAATCAATTTGGCGGCCAAGAGCCGGGCGGGAACGAAGAGATCCAGACGTTCTGCCGCATGAACTACGGCGTCACGTTTCCGGTGCTTGGCAAGGTCGACGTCAATGGTGCGGCCGCGGCGCCGCTATTTGAACACCTCAAGGCGGAGGCTCCGGGGCTGCTGGGCTCGAAATTTATCAAGTGGAACTTCGCAAAATTTTTGATCGACAAAGACGGCAAGGTGATCGAACGCTTTGCGCCAAATACGCCGCCCGAGGCGCTGACGCCGGCGATCGAGGCGTTGCTCTAA
- a CDS encoding histidine phosphatase family protein, with protein sequence MVKSGMALILLRHATAVDERRDLSDDARYLTAGGRTTALAVGEALRTRLQGRVHIVSSPLVRAVQTAELALAPLGMLITTSEALRPDNSPRAAFAELTAHLAAADYVIAVGHEPSMSALAALAMGSSHHRALGRGEALAFDAGALLWNLTARDATP encoded by the coding sequence GTGGTAAAAAGCGGCATGGCACTCATCTTGTTGCGCCACGCAACCGCGGTCGACGAGCGCCGCGATCTCTCCGACGACGCGCGTTACTTGACGGCAGGCGGCCGGACGACGGCGTTGGCCGTCGGCGAGGCGTTGCGGACGAGATTGCAAGGCCGGGTCCACATCGTGAGCAGCCCGCTGGTGCGCGCCGTGCAAACCGCGGAACTCGCGCTGGCTCCACTCGGCATGCTGATAACCACCAGCGAAGCGTTGCGCCCGGATAACTCGCCTCGCGCCGCCTTTGCCGAACTCACCGCCCATCTCGCCGCCGCCGATTACGTCATCGCGGTCGGACACGAACCAAGCATGTCGGCCTTGGCCGCGTTGGCGATGGGCAGCTCGCATCATCGCGCGCTTGGCCGCGGCGAGGCCCTTGCCTTTGACGCCGGCGCGTTGCTGTGGAACCTCACCGCTCGTGACGCCACGCCGTGA
- a CDS encoding AMP-binding protein, translating into MMEPGLLALWRAAYSDRVHAAALIDSARGIAVSHGELDALVVARAAQLHAHGGLLLLVGAGSVDAIAWYLAALDARVPVILADATPHAVGNLVGAYAPTMVAAGPGMNATLGEAGYRAATARGDEALTLWVGADGTADAAIAPALAVMLQTSGSTGNPKLVRLSPQNLASNALAIAAYLGLDANERSVQALPMQYSYGLSLLHSHLVVAATSVLPAHSFLRAEFWGEMQAHAVTSFAGVPFMYEALLRVRWSPTKTASLRTLTQAGGRLAPEFVAKLHAGMEASGGRVFVMYGQTEATARMAYVPPDRLLGKPGSIGVAIPGGTLTIVDSELEYRGPGVMLGYASGRADLALGDVCEGVLATGDLGHVDDDGFFYVTARKSRFAKLFGKRVSLDDVEVIAEAQARAAVAAVEHNGKLRLAVEDDAGEVALGDLCQAVCQHLGVAASAVDAIAMPVLPRNARGKKDYAALLSALA; encoded by the coding sequence GTGATGGAGCCTGGCTTGCTTGCGCTGTGGCGCGCCGCGTATTCCGATCGCGTCCACGCGGCGGCGCTGATCGACAGCGCGCGCGGCATCGCGGTAAGCCACGGCGAGCTCGACGCCTTGGTGGTGGCGCGCGCGGCGCAATTACACGCGCATGGCGGGCTCTTGCTACTGGTGGGCGCGGGTAGCGTTGACGCGATCGCTTGGTATCTCGCGGCCCTCGACGCGCGCGTGCCCGTGATCTTGGCCGACGCGACGCCGCATGCCGTGGGCAATCTTGTGGGCGCGTATGCGCCAACGATGGTCGCGGCAGGACCCGGCATGAACGCCACGCTTGGCGAGGCCGGGTATCGCGCCGCGACGGCTCGCGGGGATGAGGCGTTGACGTTGTGGGTCGGTGCAGACGGCACCGCCGACGCAGCCATCGCGCCGGCCTTGGCGGTAATGCTGCAGACCTCGGGCTCCACGGGCAATCCCAAGTTGGTGCGCCTCTCGCCACAAAATCTCGCCAGCAATGCGCTGGCTATTGCGGCGTATCTCGGGCTCGATGCCAACGAGCGCTCGGTGCAGGCGCTGCCCATGCAATACAGCTACGGGCTTTCGCTGCTGCATAGCCATCTGGTTGTCGCCGCGACCTCCGTGCTACCCGCGCATTCATTCTTGCGCGCCGAGTTTTGGGGCGAGATGCAGGCGCATGCGGTGACGTCGTTTGCCGGCGTGCCGTTCATGTACGAGGCGCTGCTGCGCGTGCGCTGGTCGCCGACCAAGACGGCAAGCTTGCGCACCTTGACCCAGGCGGGCGGCCGCTTGGCCCCGGAATTTGTCGCCAAGTTGCACGCGGGCATGGAAGCCAGCGGCGGGCGCGTGTTCGTAATGTATGGCCAAACCGAGGCCACCGCGCGCATGGCCTATGTGCCGCCCGATCGCCTGCTGGGCAAGCCGGGCTCAATTGGCGTTGCGATTCCTGGCGGCACCTTGACAATCGTCGATAGCGAACTTGAGTATCGCGGGCCCGGCGTCATGCTCGGCTACGCGAGCGGCCGCGCGGACCTAGCGCTCGGCGATGTTTGTGAGGGCGTGCTTGCAACCGGCGATTTGGGCCACGTCGATGACGATGGCTTTTTTTATGTCACCGCGCGCAAGAGCCGCTTTGCCAAGCTTTTTGGCAAGCGCGTCAGCCTCGATGATGTCGAGGTGATCGCCGAAGCGCAGGCGCGCGCGGCGGTGGCGGCCGTCGAGCACAACGGCAAGCTGCGCTTGGCGGTCGAAGACGATGCCGGGGAGGTCGCCCTCGGCGATTTGTGCCAAGCGGTCTGTCAGCACCTTGGAGTTGCGGCCAGCGCGGTGGACGCGATCGCCATGCCGGTGCTCCCGCGCAACGCGCGCGGCAAGAAAGACTACGCCGCGTTGCTTTCCGCGCTGGCGTAG